From a single Nicotiana tomentosiformis chromosome 2, ASM39032v3, whole genome shotgun sequence genomic region:
- the LOC104092415 gene encoding phosphatidate phosphatase PAH1-like isoform X3: MNVVGKVSSFITQGVYSVATPFHPFGGAVDIIVVKQQDGTFRSTPWHVRFGKFQGVLKGAEKVVRIEVNGVEAGFHMYLDNSGEAYFIREVTADNESETNGDSKESGSQKGDNVNNKDIIKDGALSTHDNSDSNEADLPSRDEGVTLGNELAEFGSRRYENLDNVEEVLESHDSSSEVVMVSVDGHILTAPISSSERNVEDVKLDTPRFNLGPGQGTDLFDGNSEFITGEATWADDYSSDQETPNDAPADACSVKNESNTVEHQLNVSEVDGQFRVNLDVKNQENGHVEVTSCGNKKDKVSPVKIPEGVDDLLNPSTDRPCSSPSPDLKLQCNTLQKCESEIDCNGSDGSIDHRAVSDKHLEEQNDVSLAAEKIKSDQQEPDECSQCENVKRLIEAFLKVIATGVEISLCGNLLYAGMGSSAAREAFDANRISEDEFRSSSASIIKNENLVVRIRGNYFSWDRATPIILGMAECDMELPAECDDVIPVEREETSKSGEDDSGITSVASGRQWTLWPNPFRRVKTLEDSNYNSSNEEVFVDSESSPMYQSIEQTNITQGGKQSPQEQFVRTNIPTSGQITSLNLKEGQNMVTFIFLTRVLGEQKVESHLYLWKWNAQIVISDVDGTITKSDVLGQFMPLVGKDWTHFGTARLFSAIKDGKTLPNGPVVISPDGLFPSLYREVIRRAPHEFKIACLEDIKALFPQDYNPFYAGFGNRDTDEFSYRKIGIPKGKIFIINPKGEVSINHQIDVKSYTSLHSLVDDMFPPTSKVEQEDFNAWNFWKMPLSDINYL; encoded by the exons ATGAATGTTGTTGGTAAAGTTAGCAGCTTTATAACACAAGGTGTGTACTCAGTTGCCACCCCATTTCATCCTTTTGGTGGAGCAGTTGACATAATTGTTGTGAAGCAGCAGGATGGAACTTTTAGGAGCACACCTTGGCATGTTCGATTCGGTAAATTTCAAGGTGTCCTTAAAGGGGCAGAAAAAGTTGTCCGAATTGAAGTTAACGGTGTAGAAGCTGGTTTTCACATGTATCTTGATAATTCTGGTGAAGCATATTTTATCAGAGAGGTTACCGCTGATAATGAGAGCGAAACAAATGGGGATTCAAAGGAATCTGGTAGTCAAAAAGGGGATAATGTTAACAACAAAGATATTATAAAGGATGGTGCTCTGTCCACACATGATAATAGTGACTCTAATGAAGCTGATTTACCATCGCGAGATGAAGGTGTGACATTGGGTAATGAGCTAGCGGAATTTGGTTCCAGGAGATATGAGAATTTGGATAATGTAGAGGAGGTGTTAGAATCACATGACTCCAGTTCTGAAGTTGTTATGGTGAGTGTGGATGGCCATATATTGACAGCACCAATCTCATCATCGGAAAGGAATGTGGAAGATGTCAAATTAGACACGCCTAGGTTTAATCTAGGCCCTGGTCAGGGGACAGATTTATTTGATGGTAACTCAGAGTTCATCACAGGTGAAGCTACATGGGCTGATGATTATTCGAGTGATCAGGAGACACCAAACGATGCTCCTGCAGATGCTTGCAGTGTGAAGAACGAGAGCAATACGGTTGAGCACCAGTTAAATGTTTCTGAAGTAGACGGTCAATTTAGAGTAAATTTGGATGTGAAGAACCAGGAAAATGGCCATGTGGAGGTTACATCATGTGGCAACAAGAAGGATAAGGTTTCTCCAGTGAAGATTCCGGAAGGGGTTGACGATTTGTTAAATCCTAGTACTGACCGTCCCTGCAGTTCTCCTTCACCAGATTTAAAGCTTCAATGTAACACCCTTCAGAAATGTGAGTCAGAGATTGATTGTAATGGTTCTGACGGCTCAATAGACCATCGTGCTGTTAGTGATAAACACCTAGAGGAACAGAATGATGTATCTTTAGCAGctgaaaaaataaaaagtgacCAGCAAGAACCAGATGAATGTTCTCAATGTGAAAATGTGAAGCGTCTTATAGAAGCTTTTCTCAAAG TAATAGCTACAGGAGTAGAGATATCTCTTTGTGGCAACTTGCTTTATGCTGGAATGGGTTCTAGTGCTGCAAGAGAAGCCTTTGATGCAAATCGCATATCTGAGGATGAATTCAGAAGTTCTTCAGCATCCATAATCAAGAACGAGAATTTAGTTGTCAGAATTCGAGGAAACTATTTTTCGTGGGATAGAGCTACTCCTATCATTCTTGGCATGGCCGAATGTGATATGGAATTGCCTGCTGAATGTGATGATGTCATACCTGTGGAACGGGAGGAGACCTCAAAATCGGGAGAGGATGATAGTGGGATCACTTCGGTTGCTTCTGGACGACAATGGACTCTCTGGCCAAATCCATTTAGAAGGGTTAAGACACTTGAGGACAGTAACTATAATTCATCAAATGAAGAGGTCTTTGTTGATTCTGAATCTAGCCCAATGTACCAGTCTATAGAACAAACAAATATCACCCAAGGAGGCAAGCAATCTCCTCAGGAGCAATTTGTGAGAACAAATATTCCCACTTCCGGTCAAATCACATCTTTGAACCTGAAGGAGGGGCAGAATATGGTAACCTTCATTTTCTTGACCCGAGTCCTAGGAGAGCAAAAG GTTGAATCCCACCTATATTTGTGGAAGTGGAATGCACAAATAGTAATTTCTGATGTCGATGGGACTATTACCAA GTCTGATGTTCTTGGTCAGTTTATGCCTTTGGTTGGGAAGGACTGGACACATTTTGGAACTGCCAGACTTTTCTCGGCAATCAAG GACGGAAAGACCCTACCCAATGGACCTGTTGTGATTTCTCCTGACGGTTTATTTCCATCGTTGTACAGAGAAG TTATAAGAAGAGCTCCTCATGAATTCAAGATAGCCTGTTTAGAG GATATCAAAGCACTTTTCCCACAAGATTACAATCCATTTTATGCAGGCTTTGGGAATAGGGACACTGATGAATTCAGTTACAGAAAAATTGGGATTCCCAAAGGCAAAATTTTTATAATCAACCCAAAG GGGGAGGTATCAATTAATCATCAAATTGATGTGAAATCCTATACTTCATTGCACAGTCTTGTTGATGACATGTTCCCACCGACATCCAAGGTTGAGCAG GAAGATTTTAATGCATGGAACTTTTGGAAAATGCCCCTCTCAGATATAAATTACTTGTAG
- the LOC104092415 gene encoding phosphatidate phosphatase PAH1-like isoform X1, whose protein sequence is MNVVGKVSSFITQGVYSVATPFHPFGGAVDIIVVKQQDGTFRSTPWHVRFGKFQGVLKGAEKVVRIEVNGVEAGFHMYLDNSGEAYFIREVTADNESETNGDSKESGSQKGDNVNNKDIIKDGALSTHDNSDSNEADLPSRDEGVTLGNELAEFGSRRYENLDNVEEVLESHDSSSEVVMVSVDGHILTAPISSSERNVEDVKLDTPRFNLGPGQGTDLFDGNSEFITGEATWADDYSSDQETPNDAPADACSVKNESNTVEHQLNVSEVDGQFRVNLDVKNQENGHVEVTSCGNKKDKVSPVKIPEGVDDLLNPSTDRPCSSPSPDLKLQCNTLQKCESEIDCNGSDGSIDHRAVSDKHLEEQNDVSLAAEKIKSDQQEPDECSQCENVKRLIEAFLKVIATGVEISLCGNLLYAGMGSSAAREAFDANRISEDEFRSSSASIIKNENLVVRIRGNYFSWDRATPIILGMAECDMELPAECDDVIPVEREETSKSGEDDSGITSVASGRQWTLWPNPFRRVKTLEDSNYNSSNEEVFVDSESSPMYQSIEQTNITQGGKQSPQEQFVRTNIPTSGQITSLNLKEGQNMVTFIFLTRVLGEQKVESHLYLWKWNAQIVISDVDGTITKSDVLGQFMPLVGKDWTHFGTARLFSAIKENGYELLFLSARAIVQAYLTKNFLFNLKQDGKTLPNGPVVISPDGLFPSLYREVIRRAPHEFKIACLEDIKALFPQDYNPFYAGFGNRDTDEFSYRKIGIPKGKIFIINPKGEVSINHQIDVKSYTSLHSLVDDMFPPTSKVEQEDFNAWNFWKMPLSDINYL, encoded by the exons ATGAATGTTGTTGGTAAAGTTAGCAGCTTTATAACACAAGGTGTGTACTCAGTTGCCACCCCATTTCATCCTTTTGGTGGAGCAGTTGACATAATTGTTGTGAAGCAGCAGGATGGAACTTTTAGGAGCACACCTTGGCATGTTCGATTCGGTAAATTTCAAGGTGTCCTTAAAGGGGCAGAAAAAGTTGTCCGAATTGAAGTTAACGGTGTAGAAGCTGGTTTTCACATGTATCTTGATAATTCTGGTGAAGCATATTTTATCAGAGAGGTTACCGCTGATAATGAGAGCGAAACAAATGGGGATTCAAAGGAATCTGGTAGTCAAAAAGGGGATAATGTTAACAACAAAGATATTATAAAGGATGGTGCTCTGTCCACACATGATAATAGTGACTCTAATGAAGCTGATTTACCATCGCGAGATGAAGGTGTGACATTGGGTAATGAGCTAGCGGAATTTGGTTCCAGGAGATATGAGAATTTGGATAATGTAGAGGAGGTGTTAGAATCACATGACTCCAGTTCTGAAGTTGTTATGGTGAGTGTGGATGGCCATATATTGACAGCACCAATCTCATCATCGGAAAGGAATGTGGAAGATGTCAAATTAGACACGCCTAGGTTTAATCTAGGCCCTGGTCAGGGGACAGATTTATTTGATGGTAACTCAGAGTTCATCACAGGTGAAGCTACATGGGCTGATGATTATTCGAGTGATCAGGAGACACCAAACGATGCTCCTGCAGATGCTTGCAGTGTGAAGAACGAGAGCAATACGGTTGAGCACCAGTTAAATGTTTCTGAAGTAGACGGTCAATTTAGAGTAAATTTGGATGTGAAGAACCAGGAAAATGGCCATGTGGAGGTTACATCATGTGGCAACAAGAAGGATAAGGTTTCTCCAGTGAAGATTCCGGAAGGGGTTGACGATTTGTTAAATCCTAGTACTGACCGTCCCTGCAGTTCTCCTTCACCAGATTTAAAGCTTCAATGTAACACCCTTCAGAAATGTGAGTCAGAGATTGATTGTAATGGTTCTGACGGCTCAATAGACCATCGTGCTGTTAGTGATAAACACCTAGAGGAACAGAATGATGTATCTTTAGCAGctgaaaaaataaaaagtgacCAGCAAGAACCAGATGAATGTTCTCAATGTGAAAATGTGAAGCGTCTTATAGAAGCTTTTCTCAAAG TAATAGCTACAGGAGTAGAGATATCTCTTTGTGGCAACTTGCTTTATGCTGGAATGGGTTCTAGTGCTGCAAGAGAAGCCTTTGATGCAAATCGCATATCTGAGGATGAATTCAGAAGTTCTTCAGCATCCATAATCAAGAACGAGAATTTAGTTGTCAGAATTCGAGGAAACTATTTTTCGTGGGATAGAGCTACTCCTATCATTCTTGGCATGGCCGAATGTGATATGGAATTGCCTGCTGAATGTGATGATGTCATACCTGTGGAACGGGAGGAGACCTCAAAATCGGGAGAGGATGATAGTGGGATCACTTCGGTTGCTTCTGGACGACAATGGACTCTCTGGCCAAATCCATTTAGAAGGGTTAAGACACTTGAGGACAGTAACTATAATTCATCAAATGAAGAGGTCTTTGTTGATTCTGAATCTAGCCCAATGTACCAGTCTATAGAACAAACAAATATCACCCAAGGAGGCAAGCAATCTCCTCAGGAGCAATTTGTGAGAACAAATATTCCCACTTCCGGTCAAATCACATCTTTGAACCTGAAGGAGGGGCAGAATATGGTAACCTTCATTTTCTTGACCCGAGTCCTAGGAGAGCAAAAG GTTGAATCCCACCTATATTTGTGGAAGTGGAATGCACAAATAGTAATTTCTGATGTCGATGGGACTATTACCAA GTCTGATGTTCTTGGTCAGTTTATGCCTTTGGTTGGGAAGGACTGGACACATTTTGGAACTGCCAGACTTTTCTCGGCAATCAAG GAAAATGGGTATGAGCTTCTCTTTCTCAGTGCGCGTGCAATTGTTCAAGCATATCTGACCAAGAATTTCCTGTTTAATCTCAAACAG GACGGAAAGACCCTACCCAATGGACCTGTTGTGATTTCTCCTGACGGTTTATTTCCATCGTTGTACAGAGAAG TTATAAGAAGAGCTCCTCATGAATTCAAGATAGCCTGTTTAGAG GATATCAAAGCACTTTTCCCACAAGATTACAATCCATTTTATGCAGGCTTTGGGAATAGGGACACTGATGAATTCAGTTACAGAAAAATTGGGATTCCCAAAGGCAAAATTTTTATAATCAACCCAAAG GGGGAGGTATCAATTAATCATCAAATTGATGTGAAATCCTATACTTCATTGCACAGTCTTGTTGATGACATGTTCCCACCGACATCCAAGGTTGAGCAG GAAGATTTTAATGCATGGAACTTTTGGAAAATGCCCCTCTCAGATATAAATTACTTGTAG
- the LOC104092415 gene encoding phosphatidate phosphatase PAH1-like isoform X2, translating into MNVVGKVSSFITQGVYSVATPFHPFGGAVDIIVVKQQDGTFRSTPWHVRFGKFQGVLKGAEKVVRIEVNGVEAGFHMYLDNSGEAYFIREVTADNESETNGDSKESGSQKGDNVNNKDIIKDGALSTHDNSDSNEADLPSRDEGVTLGNELAEFGSRRYENLDNVEEVLESHDSSSEVVMVSVDGHILTAPISSSERNVEDVKLDTPRFNLGPGQGTDLFDGNSEFITGEATWADDYSSDQETPNDAPADACSVKNESNTVEHQLNVSEVDGQFRVNLDVKNQENGHVEVTSCGNKKDKVSPVKIPEGVDDLLNPSTDRPCSSPSPDLKLQCNTLQKCESEIDCNGSDGSIDHRAVSDKHLEEQNDVSLAAEKIKSDQQEPDECSQCENVKRLIEAFLKATGVEISLCGNLLYAGMGSSAAREAFDANRISEDEFRSSSASIIKNENLVVRIRGNYFSWDRATPIILGMAECDMELPAECDDVIPVEREETSKSGEDDSGITSVASGRQWTLWPNPFRRVKTLEDSNYNSSNEEVFVDSESSPMYQSIEQTNITQGGKQSPQEQFVRTNIPTSGQITSLNLKEGQNMVTFIFLTRVLGEQKVESHLYLWKWNAQIVISDVDGTITKSDVLGQFMPLVGKDWTHFGTARLFSAIKENGYELLFLSARAIVQAYLTKNFLFNLKQDGKTLPNGPVVISPDGLFPSLYREVIRRAPHEFKIACLEDIKALFPQDYNPFYAGFGNRDTDEFSYRKIGIPKGKIFIINPKGEVSINHQIDVKSYTSLHSLVDDMFPPTSKVEQEDFNAWNFWKMPLSDINYL; encoded by the exons ATGAATGTTGTTGGTAAAGTTAGCAGCTTTATAACACAAGGTGTGTACTCAGTTGCCACCCCATTTCATCCTTTTGGTGGAGCAGTTGACATAATTGTTGTGAAGCAGCAGGATGGAACTTTTAGGAGCACACCTTGGCATGTTCGATTCGGTAAATTTCAAGGTGTCCTTAAAGGGGCAGAAAAAGTTGTCCGAATTGAAGTTAACGGTGTAGAAGCTGGTTTTCACATGTATCTTGATAATTCTGGTGAAGCATATTTTATCAGAGAGGTTACCGCTGATAATGAGAGCGAAACAAATGGGGATTCAAAGGAATCTGGTAGTCAAAAAGGGGATAATGTTAACAACAAAGATATTATAAAGGATGGTGCTCTGTCCACACATGATAATAGTGACTCTAATGAAGCTGATTTACCATCGCGAGATGAAGGTGTGACATTGGGTAATGAGCTAGCGGAATTTGGTTCCAGGAGATATGAGAATTTGGATAATGTAGAGGAGGTGTTAGAATCACATGACTCCAGTTCTGAAGTTGTTATGGTGAGTGTGGATGGCCATATATTGACAGCACCAATCTCATCATCGGAAAGGAATGTGGAAGATGTCAAATTAGACACGCCTAGGTTTAATCTAGGCCCTGGTCAGGGGACAGATTTATTTGATGGTAACTCAGAGTTCATCACAGGTGAAGCTACATGGGCTGATGATTATTCGAGTGATCAGGAGACACCAAACGATGCTCCTGCAGATGCTTGCAGTGTGAAGAACGAGAGCAATACGGTTGAGCACCAGTTAAATGTTTCTGAAGTAGACGGTCAATTTAGAGTAAATTTGGATGTGAAGAACCAGGAAAATGGCCATGTGGAGGTTACATCATGTGGCAACAAGAAGGATAAGGTTTCTCCAGTGAAGATTCCGGAAGGGGTTGACGATTTGTTAAATCCTAGTACTGACCGTCCCTGCAGTTCTCCTTCACCAGATTTAAAGCTTCAATGTAACACCCTTCAGAAATGTGAGTCAGAGATTGATTGTAATGGTTCTGACGGCTCAATAGACCATCGTGCTGTTAGTGATAAACACCTAGAGGAACAGAATGATGTATCTTTAGCAGctgaaaaaataaaaagtgacCAGCAAGAACCAGATGAATGTTCTCAATGTGAAAATGTGAAGCGTCTTATAGAAGCTTTTCTCAAAG CTACAGGAGTAGAGATATCTCTTTGTGGCAACTTGCTTTATGCTGGAATGGGTTCTAGTGCTGCAAGAGAAGCCTTTGATGCAAATCGCATATCTGAGGATGAATTCAGAAGTTCTTCAGCATCCATAATCAAGAACGAGAATTTAGTTGTCAGAATTCGAGGAAACTATTTTTCGTGGGATAGAGCTACTCCTATCATTCTTGGCATGGCCGAATGTGATATGGAATTGCCTGCTGAATGTGATGATGTCATACCTGTGGAACGGGAGGAGACCTCAAAATCGGGAGAGGATGATAGTGGGATCACTTCGGTTGCTTCTGGACGACAATGGACTCTCTGGCCAAATCCATTTAGAAGGGTTAAGACACTTGAGGACAGTAACTATAATTCATCAAATGAAGAGGTCTTTGTTGATTCTGAATCTAGCCCAATGTACCAGTCTATAGAACAAACAAATATCACCCAAGGAGGCAAGCAATCTCCTCAGGAGCAATTTGTGAGAACAAATATTCCCACTTCCGGTCAAATCACATCTTTGAACCTGAAGGAGGGGCAGAATATGGTAACCTTCATTTTCTTGACCCGAGTCCTAGGAGAGCAAAAG GTTGAATCCCACCTATATTTGTGGAAGTGGAATGCACAAATAGTAATTTCTGATGTCGATGGGACTATTACCAA GTCTGATGTTCTTGGTCAGTTTATGCCTTTGGTTGGGAAGGACTGGACACATTTTGGAACTGCCAGACTTTTCTCGGCAATCAAG GAAAATGGGTATGAGCTTCTCTTTCTCAGTGCGCGTGCAATTGTTCAAGCATATCTGACCAAGAATTTCCTGTTTAATCTCAAACAG GACGGAAAGACCCTACCCAATGGACCTGTTGTGATTTCTCCTGACGGTTTATTTCCATCGTTGTACAGAGAAG TTATAAGAAGAGCTCCTCATGAATTCAAGATAGCCTGTTTAGAG GATATCAAAGCACTTTTCCCACAAGATTACAATCCATTTTATGCAGGCTTTGGGAATAGGGACACTGATGAATTCAGTTACAGAAAAATTGGGATTCCCAAAGGCAAAATTTTTATAATCAACCCAAAG GGGGAGGTATCAATTAATCATCAAATTGATGTGAAATCCTATACTTCATTGCACAGTCTTGTTGATGACATGTTCCCACCGACATCCAAGGTTGAGCAG GAAGATTTTAATGCATGGAACTTTTGGAAAATGCCCCTCTCAGATATAAATTACTTGTAG
- the LOC104092416 gene encoding pentatricopeptide repeat-containing protein At1g08070, chloroplastic-like: MNDSRNGLWQQKDIALSLLKSSHKLTTLNHLKSLHVYLLRTGLHHSSFAVGNFITYCASLGIMSYAAQLFDQMSEPNSFVWNTLIRGFQQNHSSKNTLYYFDQMRAHGVQPDKFTYPFVIRACSDLLEFAKGLSLHGQLFKIGVHFDIFVGTSLIEFYTAMGNMSMTKKVFEELPVKDEVTWYAMLSCYVNKFNDMEKARDLFEKIPCKDLVIWHTIILGYVKAGDLELAKWYFDRAPVKDLLMYNTILGCLAKNGELDCLLRLFHEMPFRDLVSWNTVIGGLVRDGRINEAMRFFHQMERVNLSPDDVTLASLLSACAQAGALDTGKWLHSYIDRRYNELNAVIGTALVDMYCKCGDLESAAYVFDKMPERDVVAWSAMIMGSSMNGQSRTALNFFYRMKDESERPNDATILGVLCACVHAGLVDEGRKCFYGMSQKFGLTPKLEHYGCMVDLLGRAGLLDEAYNLIQSMPYEPHTGAWGALLGACKIHGNVELAEKAIEHLIQLDLEDGGYLAIMSNIYANAGRWEDVSKVRKLMKVKGIGKSRGISSIEVNGVIHEFGVQEKRHPQAREIYDMIDEIYRRLKKAGHVASTSEVFFDVEEEEKEKALFFHSEKMAVAFGLIATDKNTIIRVVKNLRICADCHAAMKLISASFEREIIIRDRHRFHHFKNGFCSCGDYW, translated from the coding sequence ATGAATGATTCTCGGAATGGGCTATGGCAACAGAAAGATATCGCCCTCTCTCTGCTAAAGTCTTCACACAAGCTCACCACATTGAATCATCTAAAGTCTCTCCATGTATACCTCCTCCGCACCGGCCTTCACCACAGCAGTTTCGCCGTCGGCAACTTCATAACCTATTGCGCTTCTCTTGGAATCATGTCATATGCAGCCCAACTGTTCGATCAAATGTCCGAGCCAAATTCCTTTGTCTGGAATACCCTCATCAGAGGCTTCCAACAGAATCATTCCTCGAAAAATACCCTTTATTATTTTGATCAAATGCGGGCGCACGGTGTCCAGCCTGATAAATTCACATACCCTTTTGTCATTCGCGCTTGTTCGGATTTATTGGAGTTTGCCAAAGGACTAAGTCTTCATGGCCAGTTGTTTAAAATTGGAGTCCATTTTGATATCTTTGTGGGTACTAGTTTGATCGAATTTTATACTGCTATGGGGAACATGAGCATGACTAAAAAGGTTTTTGAGGAATTGCCGGTTAAAGATGAGGTAACATGGTATGCCATGTTATCTTGTTATGTTAACAAATTTAACGACATGGAAAAAGCTCGGGATTTGTTCGAGAAGATACCGTGTAAGGATCTTGTAATTTGGCATACCATAATTCTTGGGTATGTCAAAGCCGGGGACTTAGAACTAgcgaaatggtattttgatagaGCGCCTGTTAAGGATTTACTCATGTACAATACTATTTTAGGTTGCCTTGCCAAGAATGGCGAACTTGATTGTCTCTTGAGATTGTTCCATGAAATGCCTTTTAGGGATTTGGTATCTTGGAATACAGTAATTGGAGGGCTCGTACGTGATGGGAGGATTAATGAAGCTATGAGATTCTTCCATCAAATGGAAAGAGTGAATTTGTCGCCTGATGATGTTACCCTGGCGAGCTTGCTCTCTGCTTGTGCACAAGCTGGAGCTCTGGATACTGGGAAATGGTTGCACTCATATATTGATAGGAGGTATAATGAGTTAAATGCTGTGATTGGAACGGCATTGGTAGATATGTATTGCAAGTGTGGGGATTTGGAGAGTGCTGCATATGTCTTTGATAAGATGCCTGAACGTGATGTGGTAGCTTGGAGTGCAATGATCATGGGGTCCTCAATGAACGGGCAGAGTAGAACTGCATTGAACTTTTTTTACCGTATGAAAGATGAATCTGAAAGGCCAAATGATGCGACAATTTTGGGGGTTCTGTGTGCTTGTGTGCATGCAGGGTTGGTTGATGAGGGAAGGAAATGCTTTTATGGTATGTCTCAGAAGTTTGGTTTAACACCAAAGTTGGAGCATTATGGTTGTATGGTTGATCTCCTTGGTCGAGCTGGTTTGTTAGACGAGgcatataatttgatacaatctaTGCCATATGAACCACATACGGGTGCCTGGGGCGCCTTACTAGGTGCATGCAAGATACATGGAAATGTTGAGCTTGCTGAAAAGGCCATAGAACACTTGATCCAACTTGACCTTGAGGATGGGGGCTACCTAGCAATTATGTCAAACATATATGCCAATGCAGGAAGGTGGGAAGATGTCTCAAAAGTCCGAAAATTGATGAAAGTAAAAGGCATTGGTAAGTCGCGAGGGATTAGCTCCATTGAGGTTAATGGGGTAATACATGAATTTGGTGTCCAAGAGAAAAGACACCCTCAAGCCAGAGAAATCTATGATATGATAGATGAAATCTATAGGCGACTCAAGAAGGCTGGCCATGTCGCGAGCACTAGTGAGGTATTTTTTGACGTCGAAGAGGAGGAAAAGGAAAAGGCTTTGTTTTTCCATAGTGAGAAAATGGCTGTTGCTTTTGGACTTATTGCAACTGATAAAAACACTATCATTCGTGTAGTGAAAAACCTTCGCATTTGCGCTGATTGCCATGCAGCTATGAAGCTGATTTCTGCTAGTTTTGAAAGAGAAATAATAATTAGGGACCGCCATCGTTTCCACCACTTCAAGAATGGTTTTTGCTCTTGTGGAGACTATTGGTGA